The Ovis aries strain OAR_USU_Benz2616 breed Rambouillet chromosome 11, ARS-UI_Ramb_v3.0, whole genome shotgun sequence genome window below encodes:
- the AATK gene encoding serine/threonine-protein kinase LMTK1 isoform X3: MAKQPGRSVQLLKSTDLGRHSLLYLEEIGHGWFGKVFLGEVNSGISSTQVVVKELKASASVQEQMQFLEEAQPYRALQHCNLLQCLAQCAEVTPYLLVMEFCPMGDLKGYLRSCRVAEAMAPDPLTLQRMACEVACGVLHLHRNNYVHSDLALRNCLLTADLTVKIGDYGLSHGKYREDYFVTADQLWVPLRWIAPELVDEVHCNLLVVDQTKASNVWSLGVTIWELFELGAQPYPHHSDRQVLAYAVREQQLKLPKPQLQLTLSDRWYEVMQFCWLQPEQRPTAEEVHLLLSYLCAKGATEAEEEFERRWRSLRPGGGSAGAGLGVAGLALGGTGELLATSSFPLLEQFAGDGFHAEGDDVLTVTETSHGLNFEYKWEAGRGTEAFPPPEGALSPGRDARLQELCVPDGAPPGVVPVLSAHSPSVGSEYFIRLEDPAPAADHDPDCTGCAPSALAAALGPDGSDHDDDSDGSTAASLVMEPLLGHAPPVDGPWGHCDHYPCKSHARDLSCASRSPSPETPMLAEPGAEDIDWGVGAFCPPFFEDPLGISPSRSSGDRLSPGGEELREAEASRAAQYRHWSSNVSANNNSGSRAPESWVPGLSGYTDCCPGAKQTLWAIPELGHPLTPEDPRESLLGPKGASLGQELGHCLGLPHLYPAEGLTPAPCLVASPWTEAAVSGGDSPQAEPRLAEEAEGSAGLQLPLPSIPSPSQEGAPLPAEEASTPPTLPASPTPTGSQAPATEPAQTRDSGSSSPELEAPGSEDEDTTEATSGVFTDLSSDGPQAEKLDVTPAFRSLQKQVGTPDSLDSLDIPSSASDGGCEIFSPSAVSTPGGQLRALDSGYDTENYESPEFILKEAHEPCEPEAFGELASEGESPGPETQLSASLGGLSEKNPYRDSAYFSDLDTEPEPPVGPKEKHGGVPVPGPKPDLESLKSPRMQSAQPSPELGVPGEAQGTGPSEVPPLPLSPPEDSSPEPSACPTGPRQEPPSPQDPAQVPPMPSPVSSKIFLLTPVRPSSESHHPELQETLGLLSGSNLQERTGGPGASRTPLCLALPGLPVAPEGRPEEEEEDSEDSDESDEELRCYSIQEPSEESEEEVPPVPVVVAESQSARNLRSLLKMPSLLSEAFCEDLERKKKAVSFFDDVTVYLFDQESPTRELGEPFPGAKESPPTFPAGSPGSPSASCRPRRADPSPEAPGTEQDGEFEWNDGLMLTSAQEPASRIPAETPKSVAPSPFSRFTVSPAPASRFSITHVSDSDSGSVGGPTAGAGGSCKEA; encoded by the exons ATGGCCAAGCAGCCTGGGCGCTCAG TGCAGCTGCTCAAGTCCACAGACCTGGGCCGGCACAGCCTTCTGTACCTGGAGGAGATTGGACACGGCTGGTTTGGGAAG GTATTCCTGGGGGAGGTGAACTCAGGCATCAGCAGCACCCAGGTGGTGGTAAAGGAGCTGAAGGCGAGCGCCAGCGTGCAAGAGCAGATGCAGTTCCTGGAGGAGGCGCAGCCCTACAG GGCCTTGCAGCACTGCAACCTGCTCCAGTGCCTGGCCCAGTGCGCCGAGGTGACGCCCTACCTGCTGGTGATGGAGTTCTGCCCAATG GGGGACCTCAAGGGCTACCTGCGGAGCTGTCGGGTGGCCGAGGCCATGGCGCCCGACCCCCTGACGCTGCAGCGCATGGCCTGCGAGGTGGCCTGTGGCGTCCTGCACCTGCATCGCAACAACTACGTGCACAG TGACCTGGCTTTGAGAAACTGTCTGCTCACGGCTGACCTGACAGTCAAGATCGGCGACTATGGCCTGTCTCACGGCAAATACAGG GAGGACTACTTTGTGACGGCTGACCAGCTGTGGGTGCCGCTGCGCTGGATTGCACCTGAGCTGGTGGACGAGGTGCATTGCAATCTGCTGGTGGTGGACCAGACCAAGGCCAGCAACGTGTG GTCCCTGGGCGTGACGATCTGGGAACTCTTCGAACTGGGAGCGCAGCCCTACCCCCACCACTCGGACCGGCAGGTGCTGGCCTATGCTGTCCGAGAACAGCAGCTCAAGCTGCCCAAGCCTCAGCTGCAGCTGACTCTCTCCGACCGCTG GTACGAGGTGATGCAGTTCTGCTGGCTGCAGCCTGAGCAGCGGCCAACGGCGGAGGAGGTGCATTTGCTGCTGTCCTACCTGTGCGCCAAGGGCGCCACCGAGGCGGAGGAGGAATTCGAGCGGCGCTGGCGCTCACTGCGGCCCGGTGGCGGCAGCGCGGGTGCCGGGCTAGGGGTGGCAGGCCTGGCCCTGGGGGGCACAGGTGAGCTGCTCGCCACCTCCTCCTTCCCGCTGCTGGAGCAGTTCGCTGGCGACGGCTTCCACGCGGAGGGCGACGACGTGCTGACAGTGACTGAGACCAGCCACGGCCTCAACTTTGAGTACAAGTGGGAAGCGGGCCGCGGCACCGAGGCCTTTCCGCCACCAGAGGGCGCCCTGAGCCCGGGCCGAGACGCGCGGCTGCAGGAGCTCTGTGTCCCGGATGGCGCGCCCCCGGGCGTGGTGCCGGTGCTCAGTGCTCACAGCCCCTCGGTGGGCAGTGAGTACTTCATCCGCCTGGAAGACCCTGCGCCTGCCGCGGACCATGACCCCGACTGCACTGGCTGTGCCCCCAGCGCGCTTGCCGCCGCGCTGGGCCCCGATGGTAGTGACCACGATGATGACTCTGACGGGAGCACGGCCGCCTCGCTGGTCATGGAGCCGCTGCTTGGCCATGCGCCGCCCGTGGATGGCCCCTGGGGCCACTGCGACCACTACCCCTGCAAGAGCCACGCCCGTGACCTGTCCTGCGCCTCCCGCTCACCCTCACCGGAGACTCCGATGCTGGCGGAGCCTGGAGCCGAGGATATCGACTGGGGTGTGGGGGCCTTCTGCCCCCCGTTCTTTGAGGACCCACTGGGCATATCCCCCTCGCGGAGCTCTGGGGACCGACTATCTCCAGGTGGGGAGGAGCTGAGGGAGGCTGAGGCGTCCAGAGCCGCCCAGTACAGACACTGGAGCTCCAACGTGTCTGCCAACAACAACAGCGGCAGTCGAGCACCGGAATCCTGGGTCCCAGGCCTCTCAGGCTACACGGACTGCTGCCCTGGTGCGAAGCAGACTTTGTGGGCCATCCCTGAGCTGGGCCATCCTCTGACCCCAGAGGATCCCAGAGAGTCTCTCCTTGGGCCAAAGGGGGCCTCCTTGGGTCAGGAGCTGGGCCACTGCCTCGGCCTCCCCCATCTGTATCCTGCTGAGGGCCTGACACCTGCCCCCTGCCTGGTCGCCTCTCCCTGGACAGAGGCAGCCGTAAGTGGGGGTGACAGCCCCCAGGCAGAGCCCAGGCTCGCAGAGGAGGCCGAGGGCTCTGCTGGACTCCAACTGCCCCTTCCCTCTATCCCATCCCCATCCCAAGAGGGAGCCCCACTTCCTGCTGAGGAGGCCAGCACCCCGCCCACCCTGCCTGCCTCACCCACGCCCACTGGAAGCCAGGCACCTGCCACCGAGCCAGCCCAGACCCGTGACAGCGGCAGCAGCTCCCCTGAGCTGGAGGCTCCAGGGAGTGAAGATGAGGACACAACTGAGGCCACTTCTGGTGTCTTCACTGACTTGTCCAGCGATGGCCCACAGGCTGAGAAACTAGACGTGACCCCAGCTTTCCGCTCCTTGCAGAAGCAGGTGGGGACCCCCGACTCCTTGGACTCCCTGGACATCCCGTCCTCGGCCAGTGATGGCGGCTGTGAGATCTTCAGCCCATCAGCTGTCAGCACCCCTGGCGGGCAGCTCCGAGCCCTGGACAGCGGCTATGACACGGAGAACTATGAGTCCCCCGAGTTCATACTCAAGGAGGCGCATGAGCCCTGTGAGCCCGAGGCCTTTGGGGAGCTGGCCTCAGAGGGTGAGAGCCCAGGGCCCGAGACTCAGCTCTCTGCCTCCCTAGGTGGCCTCAGCGAGAAGAATCCCTACCGTGACTCTGCCTACTTCTCAGACCTGGACACGGAGCCAGAGCCCCCCGTGGGCCCCAAGGAGAAGCATGGAGGTGTTCCGGTTCCCGGGCCGAAGCCTGATCTGGAGAGCCTGAAGAGCCCCAGGATGCAGTCTGCACAGCCCTCCCCTGAGCTGGGGGTGCCCGGGGAGGCACAGGGCACTGGACCCAGCGAGGTGCCACCACTGCCACTGTCACCGCCTGAGGACTCTTCCCCAGAGCCAAGCGCCTGCCCCACAGGCCCCAGGCAGGAGCCTCCCTCGCCCCAAGACCCAGCTCAGGTGCCGCCCATGCCCAGCCCCGTGAGTTCTAAGATTTTCTTGCTGACTCCAGTCCGGCCAAGCTCAGAAAGCCACCACCCGGAGctccaggagaccctgggtctGCTGTCAGGGTCGAACCTGCAGGAACGGACTGGGGGCCCAGGTGCCTCCAGAACCCCGCTCTGCCTGGCCCTGCCTGGACTCCCTGTGGCCCCGGAGGGGCGgcctgaggaggaagaggaggacagCGAGGACAGTGACGAGTCGGATGAAGAGCTCCGCTGCTATAGCATCCAGGAGCCGAGTGAGGAGAGCGAGGAGGAGGTGCCACCCGTGCCAGTAGTGGTGGCAGAGAGCCAGAGCGCGCGCAACCTGCGCAGCCTGCTTAAGATGCCAAGCCTGCTGTCCGAGGCCTTCTGCGAGGACCTGGAGCGCAAGAAGAAAGCTGTGTCCTTCTTCGACGACGTCACTGTCTACCTCTTTGACCAG GAAAGCCCCACCCGAGAGCTCGGGGAGCCCTTCCCTGGTGCCAAGGAGTCACCCCCGACGTTCCCAGCGGGCAGCCCAGGCTCCCCCAGTGCCTCCTGCCGGCCACGGCGGGCTGACCCCTCCCCTGAAGCCCCTGGGACTGAACAGG ACGGAGAGTTCGAGTGGAATGATGGCCTCATGCTGACGTCGGCCCAAGAGCCAGCCTCGCGCATCCCCGCCGAGACTCCCAAGTCCGTCGCGCCCAGCCCCTTCTCGCGCTTCACCGTCTCACCAGCGCCTGCGTCCCGCTTTTCCATCACGCACGTCTCCGACTCGGACTCCGGGTCCGTGGGAG GTCCTACAGCAGGTGCTGGGGGCAGCTGTAAAGAGGCTTGA
- the AATK gene encoding serine/threonine-protein kinase LMTK1 isoform X1, translated as MAKQPGRSVQLLKSTDLGRHSLLYLEEIGHGWFGKVFLGEVNSGISSTQVVVKELKASASVQEQMQFLEEAQPYRALQHCNLLQCLAQCAEVTPYLLVMEFCPMGDLKGYLRSCRVAEAMAPDPLTLQRMACEVACGVLHLHRNNYVHSDLALRNCLLTADLTVKIGDYGLSHGKYREDYFVTADQLWVPLRWIAPELVDEVHCNLLVVDQTKASNVWSLGVTIWELFELGAQPYPHHSDRQVLAYAVREQQLKLPKPQLQLTLSDRWYEVMQFCWLQPEQRPTAEEVHLLLSYLCAKGATEAEEEFERRWRSLRPGGGSAGAGLGVAGLALGGTGELLATSSFPLLEQFAGDGFHAEGDDVLTVTETSHGLNFEYKWEAGRGTEAFPPPEGALSPGRDARLQELCVPDGAPPGVVPVLSAHSPSVGSEYFIRLEDPAPAADHDPDCTGCAPSALAAALGPDGSDHDDDSDGSTAASLVMEPLLGHAPPVDGPWGHCDHYPCKSHARDLSCASRSPSPETPMLAEPGAEDIDWGVGAFCPPFFEDPLGISPSRSSGDRLSPGGEELREAEASRAAQYRHWSSNVSANNNSGSRAPESWVPGLSGYTDCCPGAKQTLWAIPELGHPLTPEDPRESLLGPKGASLGQELGHCLGLPHLYPAEGLTPAPCLVASPWTEAAVSGGDSPQAEPRLAEEAEGSAGLQLPLPSIPSPSQEGAPLPAEEASTPPTLPASPTPTGSQAPATEPAQTRDSGSSSPELEAPGSEDEDTTEATSGVFTDLSSDGPQAEKLDVTPAFRSLQKQVGTPDSLDSLDIPSSASDGGCEIFSPSAVSTPGGQLRALDSGYDTENYESPEFILKEAHEPCEPEAFGELASEGESPGPETQLSASLGGLSEKNPYRDSAYFSDLDTEPEPPVGPKEKHGGVPVPGPKPDLESLKSPRMQSAQPSPELGVPGEAQGTGPSEVPPLPLSPPEDSSPEPSACPTGPRQEPPSPQDPAQVPPMPSPVSSKIFLLTPVRPSSESHHPELQETLGLLSGSNLQERTGGPGASRTPLCLALPGLPVAPEGRPEEEEEDSEDSDESDEELRCYSIQEPSEESEEEVPPVPVVVAESQSARNLRSLLKMPSLLSEAFCEDLERKKKAVSFFDDVTVYLFDQESPTRELGEPFPGAKESPPTFPAGSPGSPSASCRPRRADPSPEAPGTEQDGEFEWNDGLMLTSAQEPASRIPAETPKSVAPSPFSRFTVSPAPASRFSITHVSDSDSGSVGGSGPAPVWVPLEPCEGAEVGSLKDGGFQVAVLPLQPCLEVPMAPLCKVVPSPTQLPKQCGCTHGQRQGTGSCCRSRAVGRGGAAQGVFL; from the exons ATGGCCAAGCAGCCTGGGCGCTCAG TGCAGCTGCTCAAGTCCACAGACCTGGGCCGGCACAGCCTTCTGTACCTGGAGGAGATTGGACACGGCTGGTTTGGGAAG GTATTCCTGGGGGAGGTGAACTCAGGCATCAGCAGCACCCAGGTGGTGGTAAAGGAGCTGAAGGCGAGCGCCAGCGTGCAAGAGCAGATGCAGTTCCTGGAGGAGGCGCAGCCCTACAG GGCCTTGCAGCACTGCAACCTGCTCCAGTGCCTGGCCCAGTGCGCCGAGGTGACGCCCTACCTGCTGGTGATGGAGTTCTGCCCAATG GGGGACCTCAAGGGCTACCTGCGGAGCTGTCGGGTGGCCGAGGCCATGGCGCCCGACCCCCTGACGCTGCAGCGCATGGCCTGCGAGGTGGCCTGTGGCGTCCTGCACCTGCATCGCAACAACTACGTGCACAG TGACCTGGCTTTGAGAAACTGTCTGCTCACGGCTGACCTGACAGTCAAGATCGGCGACTATGGCCTGTCTCACGGCAAATACAGG GAGGACTACTTTGTGACGGCTGACCAGCTGTGGGTGCCGCTGCGCTGGATTGCACCTGAGCTGGTGGACGAGGTGCATTGCAATCTGCTGGTGGTGGACCAGACCAAGGCCAGCAACGTGTG GTCCCTGGGCGTGACGATCTGGGAACTCTTCGAACTGGGAGCGCAGCCCTACCCCCACCACTCGGACCGGCAGGTGCTGGCCTATGCTGTCCGAGAACAGCAGCTCAAGCTGCCCAAGCCTCAGCTGCAGCTGACTCTCTCCGACCGCTG GTACGAGGTGATGCAGTTCTGCTGGCTGCAGCCTGAGCAGCGGCCAACGGCGGAGGAGGTGCATTTGCTGCTGTCCTACCTGTGCGCCAAGGGCGCCACCGAGGCGGAGGAGGAATTCGAGCGGCGCTGGCGCTCACTGCGGCCCGGTGGCGGCAGCGCGGGTGCCGGGCTAGGGGTGGCAGGCCTGGCCCTGGGGGGCACAGGTGAGCTGCTCGCCACCTCCTCCTTCCCGCTGCTGGAGCAGTTCGCTGGCGACGGCTTCCACGCGGAGGGCGACGACGTGCTGACAGTGACTGAGACCAGCCACGGCCTCAACTTTGAGTACAAGTGGGAAGCGGGCCGCGGCACCGAGGCCTTTCCGCCACCAGAGGGCGCCCTGAGCCCGGGCCGAGACGCGCGGCTGCAGGAGCTCTGTGTCCCGGATGGCGCGCCCCCGGGCGTGGTGCCGGTGCTCAGTGCTCACAGCCCCTCGGTGGGCAGTGAGTACTTCATCCGCCTGGAAGACCCTGCGCCTGCCGCGGACCATGACCCCGACTGCACTGGCTGTGCCCCCAGCGCGCTTGCCGCCGCGCTGGGCCCCGATGGTAGTGACCACGATGATGACTCTGACGGGAGCACGGCCGCCTCGCTGGTCATGGAGCCGCTGCTTGGCCATGCGCCGCCCGTGGATGGCCCCTGGGGCCACTGCGACCACTACCCCTGCAAGAGCCACGCCCGTGACCTGTCCTGCGCCTCCCGCTCACCCTCACCGGAGACTCCGATGCTGGCGGAGCCTGGAGCCGAGGATATCGACTGGGGTGTGGGGGCCTTCTGCCCCCCGTTCTTTGAGGACCCACTGGGCATATCCCCCTCGCGGAGCTCTGGGGACCGACTATCTCCAGGTGGGGAGGAGCTGAGGGAGGCTGAGGCGTCCAGAGCCGCCCAGTACAGACACTGGAGCTCCAACGTGTCTGCCAACAACAACAGCGGCAGTCGAGCACCGGAATCCTGGGTCCCAGGCCTCTCAGGCTACACGGACTGCTGCCCTGGTGCGAAGCAGACTTTGTGGGCCATCCCTGAGCTGGGCCATCCTCTGACCCCAGAGGATCCCAGAGAGTCTCTCCTTGGGCCAAAGGGGGCCTCCTTGGGTCAGGAGCTGGGCCACTGCCTCGGCCTCCCCCATCTGTATCCTGCTGAGGGCCTGACACCTGCCCCCTGCCTGGTCGCCTCTCCCTGGACAGAGGCAGCCGTAAGTGGGGGTGACAGCCCCCAGGCAGAGCCCAGGCTCGCAGAGGAGGCCGAGGGCTCTGCTGGACTCCAACTGCCCCTTCCCTCTATCCCATCCCCATCCCAAGAGGGAGCCCCACTTCCTGCTGAGGAGGCCAGCACCCCGCCCACCCTGCCTGCCTCACCCACGCCCACTGGAAGCCAGGCACCTGCCACCGAGCCAGCCCAGACCCGTGACAGCGGCAGCAGCTCCCCTGAGCTGGAGGCTCCAGGGAGTGAAGATGAGGACACAACTGAGGCCACTTCTGGTGTCTTCACTGACTTGTCCAGCGATGGCCCACAGGCTGAGAAACTAGACGTGACCCCAGCTTTCCGCTCCTTGCAGAAGCAGGTGGGGACCCCCGACTCCTTGGACTCCCTGGACATCCCGTCCTCGGCCAGTGATGGCGGCTGTGAGATCTTCAGCCCATCAGCTGTCAGCACCCCTGGCGGGCAGCTCCGAGCCCTGGACAGCGGCTATGACACGGAGAACTATGAGTCCCCCGAGTTCATACTCAAGGAGGCGCATGAGCCCTGTGAGCCCGAGGCCTTTGGGGAGCTGGCCTCAGAGGGTGAGAGCCCAGGGCCCGAGACTCAGCTCTCTGCCTCCCTAGGTGGCCTCAGCGAGAAGAATCCCTACCGTGACTCTGCCTACTTCTCAGACCTGGACACGGAGCCAGAGCCCCCCGTGGGCCCCAAGGAGAAGCATGGAGGTGTTCCGGTTCCCGGGCCGAAGCCTGATCTGGAGAGCCTGAAGAGCCCCAGGATGCAGTCTGCACAGCCCTCCCCTGAGCTGGGGGTGCCCGGGGAGGCACAGGGCACTGGACCCAGCGAGGTGCCACCACTGCCACTGTCACCGCCTGAGGACTCTTCCCCAGAGCCAAGCGCCTGCCCCACAGGCCCCAGGCAGGAGCCTCCCTCGCCCCAAGACCCAGCTCAGGTGCCGCCCATGCCCAGCCCCGTGAGTTCTAAGATTTTCTTGCTGACTCCAGTCCGGCCAAGCTCAGAAAGCCACCACCCGGAGctccaggagaccctgggtctGCTGTCAGGGTCGAACCTGCAGGAACGGACTGGGGGCCCAGGTGCCTCCAGAACCCCGCTCTGCCTGGCCCTGCCTGGACTCCCTGTGGCCCCGGAGGGGCGgcctgaggaggaagaggaggacagCGAGGACAGTGACGAGTCGGATGAAGAGCTCCGCTGCTATAGCATCCAGGAGCCGAGTGAGGAGAGCGAGGAGGAGGTGCCACCCGTGCCAGTAGTGGTGGCAGAGAGCCAGAGCGCGCGCAACCTGCGCAGCCTGCTTAAGATGCCAAGCCTGCTGTCCGAGGCCTTCTGCGAGGACCTGGAGCGCAAGAAGAAAGCTGTGTCCTTCTTCGACGACGTCACTGTCTACCTCTTTGACCAG GAAAGCCCCACCCGAGAGCTCGGGGAGCCCTTCCCTGGTGCCAAGGAGTCACCCCCGACGTTCCCAGCGGGCAGCCCAGGCTCCCCCAGTGCCTCCTGCCGGCCACGGCGGGCTGACCCCTCCCCTGAAGCCCCTGGGACTGAACAGG ACGGAGAGTTCGAGTGGAATGATGGCCTCATGCTGACGTCGGCCCAAGAGCCAGCCTCGCGCATCCCCGCCGAGACTCCCAAGTCCGTCGCGCCCAGCCCCTTCTCGCGCTTCACCGTCTCACCAGCGCCTGCGTCCCGCTTTTCCATCACGCACGTCTCCGACTCGGACTCCGGGTCCGTGGGAG GGTCTGGACCAGCTCCTGTCTGGGTCCCACTGGAGCCCTGCGAAGGGGCCGAGGTGGGCAGCCTGAAAGATGGGGGCTTTCAGGTCGCAGTCTTGCCGCTGCAGCCCTGTCTGGAGGTGCCCATGGCTCCCCTCTGCAAGGTAGTGCCCAGCCCTACCCAGCTGCCAAAGCAATGTGGGTGCACCCATGGTCAGCGTCAGGGGACAGGTTCCTGCTGCAGGAGTCGGGcagtgggaaggggtggggcagCACAGGGCGTATTTTTGTAA